The Lucilia cuprina isolate Lc7/37 chromosome 5, ASM2204524v1, whole genome shotgun sequence genome includes a window with the following:
- the LOC111677082 gene encoding uncharacterized protein LOC111677082 has product MHDFATKRNALFACLDDASSELKGTVLDQTNAKTALSRTAPDGQWKMNYRQESNASRNKQTTVDRPLHHLRGKESIFKKPELPIARCLKPRKLPDYQVNPHKWKKYSLEDVDISDQTNSSAAFEFLRQIDEQKDSSESEENSEGQKTKIEFKKSSKIRRNLKTLESLEKMDVEIDSPKLKGSKLVMPEYVVGQKKQEKKKLHNLGDKNEKKERAAGKLLLSHLQEDDEEEEN; this is encoded by the exons atgcacgattttgctacaaaacgtaATGCACTTTTTGCATGTCTTGATGATGCCAGTAGTGAGCTAAAGGGAACAGTGTTAGACCAAACAAATGCTAAAACAGCCCTAAGCAGAACTGCCCCCGATGGGCAGTGGAAAATGAATTATCGTCAAGAAAGTAATGCATCACGGAATAAGCAAACAACCGTAGATCGACCACTACATCACCTACGAGGTAAAGAAAGTATATTTAAGAAACCAGAATTACCTATTGCGAGGTGTTTAAAACCCAGAAAACTACCAGATTATCAG GTTAATCCTCACAAATGGAAGAAATATTCGCTTGAAGATGTTGATATATCGGATCAGACAAATTCTTCTGCAGCGTTTGAATTTCTAAGACAAATTGACGAACAAAAAGATTCTTCAGAATCCGAGGAAAATTCTGAGGGGCAAAAgacaaaaattgaatttaaaaaatcaagtaaaatacggcgtaatttaaaaacattagagTCATTGGAGAAAATGGATGTCGAAATTGATTCGCCTAAATTAAAGGGATCCAAACTAGTTATGCCCGAATATGTGGTGGGACAAAAGAAGCAGGAGAAAAAGAAATTGCACAATTTGGGagataaaaatgagaaaaaagaaaGAGCTGCTGGTAAATTACTTCTATCACATTTACAGGAAGATGATGAAGAAGAGGAAAATTAA
- the LOC111677088 gene encoding ribosome biogenesis protein SLX9 homolog, protein MGKINKNNLKTKLLDTKSPKQKLNTKEKSKDNSTNEPTKDKSKLILNKTITPKKTTSKKEKHRQKHKNLMNKFTLIRKQQKEERARQNRQKTAVIGDLKPLKDALPSLDDIFKLSKEKDQLKTGVKEYDPTEEEDKHLSVKQKLKNKKEKFIKQVKSYQAILKDPEFKKNPREAIRYHIQYTHGLIEE, encoded by the coding sequence atgggcaaaataaataaaaataacttaaaaacaaaacttttagatACAAAATCAcccaaacaaaaacttaatacaaaagaaaaatcaaaagataACTCTACCAATGAGCCAACAAAAGATAAAAGTAAACTCATTCTCAACAAGACAATTACTCCCAAGAAAACCAccagtaaaaaagaaaaacatcgtcaaaaacataaaaatcttatGAATAAATTCACATTAATACGTAAACAACAGAAAGAGGAAAGAGCTCGTCAAAATCGTCAGAAGACTGCTGTTATTGGTGATTTGAAGCCTTTAAAGGATGCTTTACCCTCGCTAGATGATATATTCAAATTATCGAAAGAGAAAGATCAACTGAAGACAGGTGTTAAGGAATATGATCCAACTGAGGAAGAAGATAAACATTTAAGTGTCAAACAAAAGCTTAAGAATAAAAAGGAAAAGTTCATTAAACAGGTGAAATCGTATCAGGCAATTTTGAAAGATccagaatttaagaaaaatccaCGGGAAGCCATTAGATATCATATACAGTATACACATGGATTAATAGAAGAATAA
- the LOC111677078 gene encoding caspase Dronc-like, with amino-acid sequence MNDNQRNRILQNIDSLVDFTDFKTLCDACYRNNLLSYTMIQNIHHVEPENSLADTFDEDTIKRERHKRLFVKITKRGPEAFEMLCRILLDLKYIDALKKLHDDDKGMISISSSKKTGTATSGNTEINHVNVANNNIDDRDGTISRQFSRCDSDDITLHQYADTIQPKKDVNVLKAKRILKHNSIDTYSMESKNNRGVFFMVNIVDFPTEERRSGADEDTHSLLSLFKQLDFKLYAYKNLTQKKFFALLDELLSSDEIRDTECFVMALMTHGQMSDGVQWIYFHDGSVVKVKEIEKRFYHENCTQLVGKPKIFIYPYCRGEISDKGVNVVSKTQTEGVGTTRRAINNIAQLSDVIKCYATTAGFVAHRDVENGSWYIQSFVDIMAAHAYNTSFEEMLKIIQAGISKLRTNNNELQTASYVNIGFNKILYFNPGIYAN; translated from the exons ATGAATGATAATCAACGTAATCGTATTTTACAAAACATTGATTCTTTAGTTGATTTTAccgattttaaaacattatgtgATGCTTGCTATCGCAATAACTTGTTGAGTTACACTATGATACAGAATATTCATCATGTCGAGCCGGAGAATTCTCTGGCGGATACTTTCGATGAAGACACCATTAAGAGGGAACGTCACAAAAGGTTATTTGtgaaaataactaaaagagGTCCTGAAGCATTTGAGATGTTGTGCCGCATATTATTGGATTTGAAATATATAGATGCTTTAAAGAAACTACATGACGATGACAAGGGTATGATTTCAATAAGTTCTAGTAAGAAAACCGGAACAGCAACGTCTGGCAATACGGAGATTAATCATGTGAATGTggcaaataataatattgatgatAGAGATGGTACAATAAGTAGACAG ttttcccgATGCGATTCAGATGATATCACTCTCCACCAATATGCGGATACAATACAGCCGAAGAAAGATGTAAACGTACTTAAGGCTAAGCGCATTTTAAAACATAACAGCATCGACACTTATTCCATGGAGAGTAAAAATAATCGTGGCGTCTTTTTTATGGTTAATATTGTTGATTTTCCCACGGAAGAGCGACGTTCGGGAGCCGATGAAGACACACATTCCCTTTTGTCGCTATTTAAACAATTGGACTTCAAATTGTATGCCTACAAAAATCTAACACAAAAGAAATTCTTTGCTCTACTCGATGAACTATTGAGCTCGGACGAAATTAGAGACACTGAATGCTTTGTCATGGCCCTAATGACACATGGTCAGATGTCAGACGGTGTACAATGGATATACTTTCACGATGGTTCTGTGGTGAAAGTGAAAGAGATAGAAAAGCGTTTCTATCATGAAAACTGTACACAATTAGTGGgtaaaccaaaaattttcatttatccCTACTGTCGTGGTGAAATATCAGATAAGGGTGTTAATGTTGTCAGTAAAACACAAACTGAAGGTGTTGGCACTACACGTCGTGCTATCAATAATATTGCTCAGCTATCGGATGTTATTAAATGCTATGCCACTACAGCAGGTTTTGTAGCTCATCGAGATGTTGAAAATGGCTCCTGGTATATACAGAGTTTTGTTGATATTATGGCGGCCCATGCGTACAATACATCCTTTGAGGAAATGCTTAAAATTATACAAGCTGGTATTTCCAAATTGCGCACAAATAATAATGAACTGCAAACGGCTAGTTATGTTAATATAggctttaataaaattctttattttaatccGGGCATTtatgcaaattaa
- the LOC111677087 gene encoding uncharacterized protein LOC111677087: MNIAIKSEPDILEETISQSFEFIDEKPDVNTIACTNIGGNIQQPAAPGKSNNLAKKRKLEQTDKNKNANKFTLYVKNKFIEAFQQESCTPSTVEKYANTYNVKVETVNKYFGEVAKEAQNNVYQECDSLSFSNISEWLKYFETTGVSRECNYEPAVIMNVIANNEYHPDPESTYGIDLQAIYTFLGNALMGLPQKPLDEISANFLANEFQNLINEANTDKADYDVRNMKREIENSLINKTNRKFITLRWKTFQQSWRNNYANYEQ, from the exons ATGAATATAGCCATTAAATCCGAACCAGACATATTAGAAGAAACCATTTCTCAATCCTTTGAATTTATCGACGAAAAGCCTGATGTAAACACTATCGCATGCACAAATATTGGGGGTAATATACAACAGCCAGCAGCTCCTGGAAAGTCAAATAATCTagcgaaaaaaagaaaacttgaacaaacagataaaaataaaaatgcgaATAAGTTTACACTTTATGTTAAGAATAAATTTATAGAAGCCTTTCAACAGGAAAGCTGTACGCCAAGTACAGtggaaaaatatgcaaatacctATAATGTCAAAGTGGAGACTGTAAATA AGTATTTTGGTGAAGTCGCAAAAGAAGCTCAAAATAATGTTTATCAAGAATGTGATTCCCTGAGTTTTAGTAATATTTCtgaatggcttaaatatttcgAAACAACTGGTGTTTCCCGGGAATGCAACTATGAGCCGGCTGTTATTATGAATGTTATAGCAAATAATGAATATCATCCTGATCCGGAGTCAACGTATGGTATAGATTTACA AGCAATTTACACATTTCTTGGTAATGCTCTAATGGGTCTACCTCAAAAACCATTAGATGAAATTTCTGCTAATTTTTTAGCAAATGAATTCCAA AATCTAATAAATGAGGCAAACACGGATAAAGCCGATTATGATGTACGAAATATGAAGAGAGAAATTGAAAACTCtttgataaataaaacaaatcggaaatttataactttaagaTGGAAAACATTTCAACAAAGTTGGAGAAATAATTATGCCAATTATGAACAATAA